A genomic window from Candidatus Binataceae bacterium includes:
- a CDS encoding LLM class flavin-dependent oxidoreductase codes for MYFTERPYRDVPEDEVIKHGAFFGLSNKFFDREVGARLYQEYLDEAVYAEEVGFDAVMLNEHHGTPFCMGGVMNVEAAILARITEKIKIVLLGNPLPTFKNPLRVAEELATIDCISRGRLVPGWVRGAGSEQIFNNANPAYNRELFNEAHDVILAAWTRPGPFRWEGKHFNYRFINPWVTPYQKPRPQIWIPGVLSPETVDWCARHRYLYLGLGTGLSATVELWNLYADVAAQEGYIAGPENFGYLQHVFCAETEAKADELGRCHLFGGGQVNFSRPEHTLPPGYNSKEATRRLARATASGDSGAGTLGISAEQLGRARGDAPKKDSTKKRLQRGDASIADAKAAIYGRYEKTKKSMAVVAGTPKSVLPKIRRILETLRPSVFGFFASQGPVSFADRMTNIRLLGQEVLPAVREMGKELGLVDPFQREPGSRPYIAGTQREPLVSLKARAASR; via the coding sequence ATGTATTTCACCGAACGGCCCTATCGCGACGTTCCCGAAGACGAGGTGATCAAGCACGGCGCCTTCTTCGGCCTGTCGAATAAATTCTTTGATCGCGAAGTCGGCGCGCGCCTCTATCAGGAGTATCTGGACGAGGCGGTTTATGCCGAAGAGGTTGGCTTCGACGCGGTGATGCTGAATGAGCATCACGGGACGCCGTTCTGCATGGGCGGCGTGATGAACGTCGAGGCGGCGATCCTCGCGCGGATTACGGAAAAGATCAAAATCGTCCTGCTCGGTAATCCGCTGCCGACCTTCAAGAATCCGCTGCGCGTGGCCGAGGAGCTGGCGACGATCGATTGTATCTCGCGCGGGCGGCTGGTGCCCGGATGGGTGCGCGGCGCGGGCAGCGAGCAGATCTTCAACAACGCCAACCCGGCCTACAACCGCGAGCTCTTCAACGAAGCCCACGACGTCATCCTCGCCGCCTGGACGCGGCCGGGTCCGTTCCGCTGGGAGGGCAAGCATTTCAATTATCGCTTCATCAATCCGTGGGTGACGCCCTATCAGAAGCCGCGCCCGCAGATTTGGATTCCGGGCGTGCTCAGTCCCGAAACCGTCGATTGGTGCGCGCGGCATCGTTACCTCTACCTGGGTCTCGGCACCGGACTGAGCGCGACCGTCGAGCTGTGGAACCTCTACGCCGATGTTGCCGCGCAGGAGGGGTACATCGCCGGCCCGGAGAACTTCGGCTACCTGCAACACGTCTTTTGCGCCGAGACTGAGGCGAAAGCCGATGAACTCGGCCGATGCCATCTGTTCGGCGGCGGCCAGGTCAATTTCTCGCGGCCTGAACATACGCTGCCGCCCGGCTATAACTCGAAGGAGGCGACGCGGCGGCTGGCGCGGGCAACCGCCAGCGGCGACAGCGGCGCCGGCACGCTCGGGATCAGCGCTGAGCAGCTCGGGCGGGCGCGCGGTGATGCACCCAAAAAAGACAGTACGAAAAAGCGGCTGCAGCGCGGCGACGCCTCGATCGCTGACGCCAAAGCTGCGATCTATGGCCGCTACGAGAAGACCAAGAAGAGCATGGCCGTCGTGGCCGGGACACCAAAATCGGTGCTGCCGAAGATTCGGCGCATCCTCGAAACTCTGCGGCCGAGCGTCTTCGGCTTCTTCGCGTCGCAGGGCCCGGTCAGCTTCGCCGATCGCATGACGAATATTCGCCTGCTGGGGCAGGAGGTTCTGCCCGCGGTGCGCGAGATGGGCAAGGAACTCGGGCTGGTCGATCCCTTCCAACGCGAGCCGGGCTCGCGTCCGTATATCGCTGGGACACAGCGCGAACCGCTGGTCTCGCTCAAGGCGCGGGCGGCATCACGCTGA
- a CDS encoding protease pro-enzyme activation domain-containing protein → MALLRFADFEMGPAHTARATLFRLLPVALLATLTLALFGCAESSTPAANAVPVARIQRHSGALNSLMKKAKEAPPDKVLTMELEFANHDQAELDRLMAEVEDPHSKRYHQWLDPKEVHARFGESQDQFNAVLQWLQAQGLAVTDQNYGSNEDYIRFTGTVAQVDKAFQVHIMQPEFELYVPREDPFMPAQFSGVVARINGLDNVGFREVESR, encoded by the coding sequence GTGGCGCTTTTACGATTCGCTGATTTCGAGATGGGTCCCGCTCATACCGCGCGCGCCACGCTCTTCCGGCTGCTGCCCGTGGCCCTGCTCGCGACGCTTACCCTTGCTCTTTTCGGCTGCGCCGAAAGCTCGACGCCGGCTGCCAACGCGGTGCCGGTTGCTCGCATCCAGCGCCATTCCGGGGCGCTCAATAGCCTCATGAAAAAGGCCAAGGAGGCGCCGCCGGACAAGGTGCTCACGATGGAACTCGAATTCGCCAACCACGATCAGGCGGAACTCGATCGTTTGATGGCCGAGGTCGAGGATCCGCACTCGAAACGTTATCACCAATGGCTTGATCCGAAGGAGGTTCACGCCCGCTTCGGCGAGTCGCAGGACCAGTTCAACGCGGTGCTGCAATGGCTCCAGGCACAGGGCCTCGCCGTCACCGACCAGAACTACGGCAGCAACGAAGATTACATCCGCTTCACCGGCACGGTGGCGCAGGTCGATAAGGCCTTCCAGGTGCACATCATGCAGCCTGAGTTCGAGCTTTACGTGCCGCGCGAGGATCCATTCATGCCCGCTCAATTCAGCGGCGTCGTGGCGCGTATCAACGGCCTCGACAACGTCGGCTTTCGCGAAGTCGAATCGCGTTAA
- a CDS encoding DUF3106 domain-containing protein: MSRRRHSGMSKPLTMSKHRGMTWTVSAIALALVSIVAAAPVRAQAPDSGYSYSAAEQELIRQHPDEWANLTPDERSRVLENFSHWQQMTPDERMGVQRNFREFRSLPPEERAHVLQGLRRWRQLPPERRAELSQRYARFKRLPPEQQRRITQRYQRFQSMPPGGRERMLNNYQRWQRMSPEERQQMRARFRAMHRHSGEGGGDGRPGPESKNP; this comes from the coding sequence ATGAGCCGCCGCCGGCATAGCGGGATGTCCAAGCCTCTCACGATGTCCAAGCATCGCGGGATGACATGGACTGTGAGCGCAATCGCGCTCGCGCTCGTCTCGATCGTCGCGGCAGCGCCGGTCCGCGCGCAGGCGCCCGACTCCGGATATTCGTATAGCGCTGCGGAGCAGGAACTAATCCGCCAGCATCCGGACGAATGGGCGAATCTGACGCCGGACGAGCGCAGTCGGGTGCTGGAGAATTTCTCGCACTGGCAGCAGATGACGCCGGATGAACGGATGGGCGTGCAGCGGAACTTTCGCGAGTTTCGCAGCCTGCCGCCCGAAGAACGAGCGCACGTGCTGCAGGGACTGCGGCGGTGGCGTCAGTTGCCGCCGGAGCGGCGCGCCGAGCTCAGCCAGCGCTACGCGCGCTTCAAGCGCCTGCCGCCGGAGCAACAGCGGCGGATTACTCAGCGTTATCAGCGCTTTCAAAGCATGCCGCCGGGCGGACGTGAGCGCATGCTCAACAATTACCAGCGCTGGCAGCGGATGTCGCCGGAGGAACGCCAGCAGATGCGTGCGCGTTTCCGCGCGATGCATCGTCATTCGGGTGAGGGTGGCGGTGATGGTCGTCCGGGACCCGAAAGCAAAAACCCCTGA
- a CDS encoding zf-HC2 domain-containing protein has product MLRRHPEADLIPWLRGELAGRERTRVEAHLQNCGECPAQAQALTRALGLIAREVAQLPTPEWSAFRSELRRKLAARKAPSRLPWQQAIFAWRPLAAAGVAAIAIVSLAILHRGPHRAVPVTDQLGLEQLAFEDVASRTDVGLLRDYPMVERLDLLENDNYEVIEHLDELAPSDSKAAGVRHL; this is encoded by the coding sequence ATGCTGCGCAGGCATCCTGAAGCTGATCTGATTCCTTGGTTGCGCGGTGAACTTGCCGGGCGCGAGCGGACGCGGGTCGAGGCTCATCTGCAGAACTGCGGCGAGTGTCCTGCGCAGGCGCAAGCGCTGACGCGGGCGCTGGGTTTGATCGCGCGCGAAGTCGCGCAGCTGCCCACGCCGGAATGGAGCGCATTTCGCAGCGAATTGCGGCGCAAGCTGGCGGCGCGCAAAGCGCCGTCGCGGCTGCCGTGGCAACAAGCGATCTTCGCGTGGAGACCGCTGGCGGCCGCGGGCGTCGCGGCAATTGCGATTGTCTCGCTGGCCATACTGCATCGCGGGCCGCATCGCGCGGTGCCCGTGACCGATCAATTGGGTCTCGAGCAACTCGCTTTCGAAGACGTGGCCAGCCGCACCGATGTCGGACTCCTGCGCGATTATCCGATGGTCGAGCGGCTAGACCTGCTCGAAAATGATAATTATGAAGTCATCGAGCATCTCGATGAACTGGCGCCATCAGATTCAAAGGCTGCAGGGGTCCGCCACCTTTAG
- a CDS encoding RNA polymerase sigma factor: protein MNLEPTDEELCQRIAAHDNMAFETLVERHQARVFRMAGSILGNEADGRDIAQEAFIRLFESAHRFDGRSRFSTWFYRIVVNLCIDHQRRNRWWRKVLPLSSPREESDEPPIDPPSEQPGPELDAIRSQTAGNLREVLKQLSPAQRAAVLLHVQEDLSSREIAAVLKCSESTARVHLHRGVTRLMKMLKET from the coding sequence GTGAATTTGGAGCCGACGGATGAGGAACTGTGCCAAAGAATCGCCGCGCACGACAATATGGCCTTCGAGACGCTGGTCGAACGCCATCAGGCGCGGGTCTTCCGCATGGCCGGCTCCATTCTGGGCAACGAGGCCGACGGCCGTGACATCGCACAAGAAGCTTTCATCCGTTTGTTCGAGTCGGCCCATCGCTTTGACGGGCGTTCGCGCTTTTCCACCTGGTTTTACCGGATCGTCGTCAACCTTTGCATCGATCATCAGCGGCGCAACCGCTGGTGGCGGAAAGTCCTGCCGCTCTCAAGTCCGCGCGAGGAGTCGGACGAGCCGCCGATCGACCCGCCTTCTGAACAACCGGGTCCCGAGCTGGACGCGATCCGCAGTCAGACCGCGGGGAACCTCCGCGAAGTGCTCAAGCAACTTTCACCGGCGCAACGCGCCGCCGTCCTGCTGCACGTGCAGGAGGACCTCAGCAGCCGTGAGATTGCCGCGGTGCTCAAATGTTCGGAAAGCACGGCCCGCGTGCATTTGCATCGGGGCGTGACGCGACTGATGAAGATGTTGAAGGAAACTTAG
- the nudC gene encoding NAD(+) diphosphatase, giving the protein MIPFAGNPLNRASEKRTDTAWIEARRREPSSLILPMWRLAPFLRGLEEAVAPTELGLVHPEIADALADEDAACVFLGLDGDLAVFALDLAASGDPGTREPLAGLGHFREARNAAQIVSIKDAAIIAQAKAIIDWHQRHGFCPRCGAATKIMDAGYRRLCGQCKAEHFPRVDPVVIMLATNGEACLVGRGKQFPAGMFSALAGFIEPGETIEEAVRRELMEEAGLKVGAVTYYATQPWPFPSSLMIGCFAQAASRAAKADDNELAEVRWLERSVARELLAGKQVAGIRVPPPIAIAHHLIKAWAFGEK; this is encoded by the coding sequence ATGATTCCCTTTGCCGGAAATCCCCTTAATCGCGCGAGCGAGAAGCGCACCGATACAGCCTGGATCGAGGCCAGGCGGCGCGAACCCTCCTCGCTGATTTTGCCAATGTGGCGTCTCGCGCCATTTCTTCGCGGGCTGGAAGAGGCGGTCGCACCCACGGAGCTCGGCCTGGTCCATCCGGAAATCGCGGATGCGCTTGCGGATGAAGACGCGGCGTGCGTTTTTCTCGGCCTCGACGGTGACCTCGCGGTGTTCGCACTCGACCTCGCCGCGAGCGGCGACCCGGGGACAAGAGAACCGCTTGCCGGACTCGGCCATTTCCGCGAGGCCCGTAACGCTGCGCAAATTGTCTCGATCAAAGACGCCGCGATCATCGCGCAAGCTAAGGCGATAATCGATTGGCATCAGCGCCACGGTTTCTGCCCGCGGTGTGGCGCAGCGACGAAGATCATGGATGCGGGCTATCGGCGGCTATGCGGCCAATGCAAGGCGGAACATTTTCCGCGCGTCGATCCGGTGGTGATCATGCTCGCGACCAACGGTGAAGCATGCCTCGTCGGGCGCGGCAAACAGTTTCCGGCCGGGATGTTCTCGGCGCTGGCAGGCTTCATCGAGCCCGGCGAAACGATCGAGGAAGCCGTCCGCCGCGAACTGATGGAGGAGGCGGGCCTTAAGGTCGGCGCGGTAACTTATTATGCGACGCAGCCATGGCCCTTTCCCTCGTCGCTAATGATCGGATGCTTTGCGCAGGCCGCGAGCCGCGCCGCCAAGGCGGACGACAACGAGCTCGCCGAAGTGCGCTGGCTCGAGCGCAGCGTCGCGCGCGAGCTGCTGGCGGGAAAGCAGGTCGCGGGCATCCGGGTGCCGCCGCCGATCGCAATCGCCCATCATCTGATCAAGGCGTGGGCGTTCGGCGAGAAGTAA
- a CDS encoding Zn-dependent alcohol dehydrogenase, with product MKAAIFREINQPLSIEQIEIGQPQAHEVLIRTVAVGVCHSDLHCLHGALPTKLPAVLGHEPAGIIQAVGAAVTALKPGDHVIACTSIYCGNCTQCLLGRPHLCVGRADCERPRDQPPRLSQKGVRLTQFADLGAFAEQMLLHERAVLKIGDDIPLDRAALLGCAVTTGVGAALNTAQVAPGSSVAVFGCGGVGISVIQGARIAGARQIIAVDIRDNKLEIARHFGATDVINSSSADAVREIKRLSNGGADYSFDAIGNPRVLEQCIYCLAPRGLATLVGAIPPDQKVEFNAGHLFVEKRVQGCYMGSNRFQLDMPKYLDLYRQGRLNLDDMISRRGRLEDVNEAFRAMEAGEVTRTVLTFD from the coding sequence ATGAAAGCTGCGATTTTCCGTGAGATCAACCAGCCCTTGTCGATCGAGCAAATCGAGATCGGCCAGCCGCAAGCGCATGAAGTCCTGATCCGCACCGTCGCCGTCGGCGTCTGCCACAGCGATCTGCATTGCCTCCACGGCGCGCTGCCGACCAAACTTCCGGCGGTTCTCGGCCACGAACCTGCTGGCATAATCCAGGCCGTCGGGGCCGCCGTGACCGCGCTTAAGCCTGGCGATCACGTCATCGCCTGCACCTCGATTTATTGCGGCAATTGCACGCAATGCCTGCTCGGCCGGCCGCATCTATGCGTCGGGCGCGCCGACTGCGAGCGGCCGCGTGACCAGCCGCCCCGCCTTTCGCAGAAGGGGGTCCGCCTGACTCAATTCGCCGATCTGGGCGCCTTCGCCGAACAGATGCTCCTCCACGAGCGCGCCGTACTCAAGATCGGCGATGACATCCCGCTCGACCGCGCCGCGCTGCTCGGATGCGCCGTTACCACCGGCGTCGGCGCCGCGCTCAACACCGCGCAGGTCGCGCCCGGCTCTTCGGTGGCGGTGTTCGGCTGCGGCGGCGTCGGCATCTCGGTGATTCAAGGGGCGCGGATCGCCGGTGCGCGGCAGATTATCGCCGTCGATATTCGCGACAATAAACTCGAAATCGCCCGGCACTTCGGCGCGACCGATGTGATTAACAGCTCATCCGCCGATGCGGTCCGCGAAATCAAGCGCTTGAGCAACGGCGGCGCGGACTACTCTTTCGATGCGATCGGCAATCCGCGCGTGCTTGAGCAGTGTATCTATTGTCTCGCGCCGCGCGGCCTCGCCACCCTGGTCGGCGCAATCCCACCCGATCAAAAGGTCGAATTCAACGCCGGCCATCTCTTCGTCGAGAAGCGCGTCCAGGGCTGCTACATGGGCTCGAATCGATTCCAACTCGACATGCCCAAGTATCTCGACCTTTACCGGCAGGGCCGCCTCAACCTGGACGACATGATCAGCCGCCGCGGGCGCCTCGAAGACGTCAACGAGGCCTTCCGTGCGATGGAAGCGGGCGAAGTCACCCGCACCGTCCTGACTTTCGACTAG
- a CDS encoding enoyl-CoA hydratase-related protein — MAFTNITLEKHELIGTLTLNRPEKLNAMTPGLIGEFGEALTEIEKDAEIKIVIIRGAGRAFSTGYDLTGGWGEGNSEKFTIDSDQQFLQRYVEHWLRLRDLPKPVIAMVHGYCLAGATQLCVSSDMIFVADDAQIGFPSIPAGAGYVSAFWNWMVGPHRTKYLAFLPGSRISGKEAEAMGFATRAFAAASLEAETYDYARRVAKVPAQKLRLEKLAINRAMDLRGFRSTVLAGAEFDAIFHFGPGNDEVRAVQKERGLRGAIKWYEEK; from the coding sequence ATGGCATTCACGAATATTACGCTCGAGAAGCACGAACTGATCGGGACGCTGACGCTCAACCGGCCCGAGAAATTGAACGCGATGACTCCGGGGCTGATCGGCGAGTTCGGAGAGGCGCTCACGGAAATCGAAAAGGACGCCGAGATCAAAATCGTGATCATCCGCGGTGCGGGGCGCGCCTTTTCGACCGGTTATGATCTGACCGGAGGCTGGGGCGAGGGCAACTCGGAGAAATTCACGATCGACTCCGATCAGCAGTTTCTGCAACGCTACGTCGAGCACTGGCTCCGCTTGCGCGATTTGCCCAAGCCGGTCATCGCGATGGTGCATGGCTACTGCCTCGCGGGCGCGACGCAACTCTGCGTGAGCAGTGACATGATCTTTGTGGCGGACGACGCCCAGATCGGGTTCCCTTCGATTCCGGCCGGGGCCGGCTACGTCAGCGCGTTTTGGAACTGGATGGTCGGGCCGCATCGAACGAAATACCTCGCTTTTCTGCCCGGCAGCCGGATCAGCGGCAAAGAAGCCGAGGCGATGGGCTTCGCGACGCGCGCGTTTGCGGCCGCGAGCCTCGAAGCTGAAACCTACGATTATGCCCGGCGGGTGGCCAAGGTGCCCGCGCAAAAGCTCCGGCTCGAGAAGCTCGCGATCAATCGCGCGATGGACTTGCGGGGTTTTCGCAGCACAGTGCTGGCGGGCGCCGAGTTCGACGCGATTTTCCATTTCGGGCCGGGCAACGACGAGGTCCGCGCGGTGCAGAAGGAACGCGGCCTGCGCGGTGCGATCAAGTGGTACGAGGAGAAGTAA
- a CDS encoding BglII/BstYI family type II restriction endonuclease: MNKAMRGAFKTLGWSEQRTSYWVTADVHLIRKTINLKPVQQKAEIEGAGHRAISSYNQTDFVKDRIAVEVQLGKYSFVAYDLFVKHMAFFVGDVIDVGIEILPMKDLQSRMSSGIGYYESELYNVIRQGRGVPAVPLVLVGVVP; the protein is encoded by the coding sequence ATGAACAAGGCGATGCGCGGCGCGTTTAAGACGCTCGGATGGAGCGAACAGCGAACCTCTTATTGGGTGACCGCGGATGTTCACCTGATCCGTAAGACCATCAACCTGAAACCCGTTCAGCAAAAGGCTGAAATTGAAGGAGCTGGTCACCGCGCTATCAGTTCCTATAACCAAACCGATTTCGTGAAAGACCGGATCGCTGTCGAGGTGCAACTTGGGAAGTACTCGTTTGTGGCTTACGATCTATTTGTGAAACACATGGCGTTTTTTGTCGGCGACGTCATCGACGTGGGCATCGAGATTTTGCCGATGAAAGACCTGCAATCTCGAATGTCGTCGGGCATCGGTTACTATGAATCCGAACTCTACAACGTCATTCGACAGGGCCGCGGGGTTCCTGCCGTGCCGCTGGTGCTGGTCGGCGTGGTGCCTTGA
- a CDS encoding DUF2274 domain-containing protein gives MKLARITKPLRSVQARVMLAGDLNASLERYARYYEHIHGDSVDARALIPEILRAFLDADREFQSWSRSGGDNQPRRGSAPASSNGSAKVQP, from the coding sequence ATGAAACTCGCACGCATCACCAAACCGCTCCGCTCCGTTCAGGCCCGCGTCATGCTGGCCGGCGACCTGAACGCCAGCCTCGAACGCTACGCGCGATACTATGAGCACATCCATGGAGACTCCGTGGACGCGAGAGCGCTTATTCCCGAGATTCTTCGCGCCTTCCTCGATGCCGACCGTGAGTTCCAGTCGTGGTCGCGCTCTGGCGGCGACAATCAGCCCCGCCGCGGCTCCGCTCCGGCTTCATCCAACGGCAGCGCCAAGGTGCAACCGTGA